In a single window of the Bradyrhizobium erythrophlei genome:
- the rsmD gene encoding 16S rRNA (guanine(966)-N(2))-methyltransferase RsmD encodes MRVVGGRLKGRNLASPASRDIRPTADRLRESLFNILIHAYDDPIEGARVLDLFAGTGALGIEAVSRGAAFALFVDNGTEARALLRNNVEALGLGGVTKVYRRDATHLGPVHPMEPFSLVFLDPPYRMKLAEKALASLRDGGWLTPGALLVVEEAKAAAFVAPDGFTELERRAYDDTEFVILRTVDQP; translated from the coding sequence ATGCGGGTCGTCGGTGGACGATTGAAGGGCCGCAACCTGGCGTCGCCGGCCTCGCGCGACATCCGCCCGACGGCGGACCGGTTGCGCGAGTCGCTGTTCAACATCCTGATCCATGCCTATGACGATCCGATCGAAGGCGCCCGCGTGCTCGACCTGTTCGCCGGCACCGGCGCGCTCGGCATCGAGGCGGTTTCCCGGGGGGCAGCTTTTGCGCTGTTCGTCGACAACGGCACCGAGGCGCGGGCGCTGTTGCGCAACAATGTCGAGGCGCTGGGTCTCGGCGGCGTGACAAAAGTGTACCGCCGCGACGCCACCCATCTCGGCCCTGTTCATCCGATGGAGCCGTTTTCGCTGGTGTTTCTCGATCCGCCCTACCGCATGAAGCTTGCCGAGAAGGCGCTGGCCTCGCTGCGCGACGGCGGCTGGCTGACGCCGGGCGCGCTGCTGGTGGTCGAGGAGGCCAAGGCCGCGGCGTTTGTCGCGCCCGATGGTTTTACGGAACTGGAGCGGCGGGCTTATGACGATACGGAGTTTGTGATTTTGCGGACGGTCGACCAACCATAA